A window of Nicotiana tabacum cultivar K326 chromosome 24, ASM71507v2, whole genome shotgun sequence contains these coding sequences:
- the LOC107831622 gene encoding F-box/kelch-repeat protein At3g06240, protein MSSGDTAKRMWDKLEVTYEGTSKVKKTRINMLIHDCELFQMKEAVKFVQLKWTLKPLLNTQTLACHKNSIIEILQHPNLSLPQELITEILVRLPVKSLLPFKCVSKDWLSLISSHEFVNTHLSFNAKDCTRHRLMLQFVTNLKHCSVSLLFSGFSTDAFDLDIPMKTPDNSFDIVGSVNGLICLSIGVNCLVLWNPSTRKFKHVPDIMNMPALDFECRSMYGFGYDEVNDDYKVVAVFSKMTSACVSMYSLKNDSWRRLDDIQGPVAYNCWPKLVSRKLHWVHVGEGRTIMSIDLVDEKYGKVEQHRYEEGRKFLKLEVLGNDFSEWVALVVSTLHFQSRGC, encoded by the exons ATGTCAAGCGGTGATACAGCCAAAAGAATGTGGGACAAGCTGGAAGTTACTTATGAAGGGACAAGCAAAGTCAAGAAAACAAGAATAAATATGTTGATCCATGACTGTGAACTCTTTCAGATGAAAGAAG CAGTTAAATTTGTGCAACTCAAATGGACGCTGAAGCCTCTTCTCAACACCCAAACCCTAGCTTGCCACAAGAACTCCATCATTGAAATCCTTCAACACCCAAACCTTAGCTTGCCACAAGAACTCATCACTGAAATCCTTGTAAGACTTCCTGTAAAGTCCCTCTTACCGTTCAAGTGTGTTTCGAAAGACTGGCTTTCTTTAATATCTAGTCATGAATTTGTTAATACCCATCTTAGTTTTAATGCTAAGGATTGCACCCGCCATAGGTTGATGTTGCAATTTGTGACTAATCTTAAACATTGTTCTGTTAGCCTTTTATTTTCTGGGTTTTCTACTGATGCATTTGACTTGGATATTCCTATGAAAACTCCCGATAATTCTTTTGATATTGTGGGATCTGTCAATGGGTTGATTTGTCTTTCCATTGGGGTTAATTGCTTGGTTCTGTGGAATCCATCAACTAGAAAATTTAAGCATGTGCCTGATATTATGAATATGCCTGCATTGGATTTTGAGTGTCGGTCCATGTATGGTTTTGGATATGATGAGGTTAATGATGATTATAAGGTAGTGGCTGTTTTCTCTAAAATGACTAGTGCATGTGTCAGTATGTATAGTTTAAAGAATGATTCCTGGAGAAGACTTGATGATATTCAAGGGCCGGTGGCATACAATTGTTGGCCTAAGTTGGTGAGTAGGAAGCTTCACTGGGTCCATGTGGGTGAAGGTAGGACCATCATGTCTATTGATTTGGTTGATGAGAAATATGGAAAGGTGGAGCAGCACCGCTATGAAGAAGGGAGGAAATTTTTGAAGCTTGAAGTATTGGGAAATGATTTTTctgagtgggttgctctagtggtaagcaccctccacttccaatcaagaggttgttag